The uncultured Roseibium sp. genome contains a region encoding:
- a CDS encoding phosphatase PAP2 family protein — MRQIASRVRRNTRAMRQILARRKMRAVRFNDPLRPGQRPQDILAVLMLTVGIAVVAFDVPTYPWIRSLPDEYRRAFSAFTDFGKAHWILWSTGLVCLALLALDASKLTFRLRMGVGAVFTYAAFTFYTVAVTGILALFLKWALGRARPKLYEEVGPVAFDFLSFQGHGYTSFPSGHSTTVAALATALALIFPTWRWLIVVVGFWVAFSRIMVGAHYPSDVIAGTLLGMTFTFFTARALARRRIGFHLSKAGRIEPIMCRRSAASCLRAFRQVLRGRRNPWRPDERIAAVAGERDGTM; from the coding sequence TTGAGACAGATTGCTTCGCGTGTGCGGCGCAATACCCGGGCCATGCGTCAGATTCTGGCCAGGCGCAAGATGCGAGCCGTCCGGTTTAACGACCCGCTGCGTCCCGGGCAAAGACCGCAGGACATTCTGGCGGTTCTGATGCTTACCGTGGGCATTGCGGTGGTGGCCTTCGACGTGCCGACCTATCCCTGGATCAGGTCCCTGCCGGATGAATATCGGCGTGCGTTTTCCGCCTTTACCGATTTCGGCAAGGCACACTGGATCCTGTGGTCAACCGGGCTCGTCTGTCTCGCCCTGCTGGCGCTGGATGCCTCGAAGCTGACGTTCCGGCTGCGCATGGGGGTGGGGGCGGTCTTCACCTATGCGGCCTTCACCTTTTATACGGTTGCGGTCACCGGGATCCTGGCCCTGTTCCTGAAATGGGCCCTGGGCCGGGCGCGTCCCAAACTCTATGAAGAAGTCGGCCCGGTCGCCTTCGATTTCCTGTCGTTCCAGGGACACGGATACACCAGCTTTCCCTCCGGTCATTCCACGACCGTTGCCGCTCTCGCCACCGCCCTGGCACTGATCTTTCCGACCTGGCGCTGGCTGATCGTAGTCGTCGGGTTCTGGGTCGCCTTCAGCCGGATCATGGTCGGTGCCCATTATCCGAGCGACGTCATTGCGGGCACCTTGCTCGGCATGACGTTCACATTCTTTACCGCCCGCGCGCTCGCCCGCCGCCGCATCGGCTTCCACCTGTCGAAGGCCGGGCGGATCGAACCCATCATGTGCCGGCGATCGGCGGCCTCTTGTCTGCGTGCCTTCCGGCAGGTGTTGCGCGGACGCCGGAACCCGTGGCGGCCCGATGAGCGGATCGCGGCAGTGGCAGGCGAACGGGACGGAACGATGTAA
- a CDS encoding glycosyltransferase family 2 protein, producing MTQSFRETLASATGDLEVTVVVPAKDEAENLPILLDEIGAALTGRRFEVIVVDDGSSDGTDKVLQAYAAENPWLRPFRHEASCGQSCAVRTGVLNARGDVVATIDGDGENNPDYIPQLLDALKAGGPAVALAAGQRLGRKASLAKRLASKFANRLRGAILKDNTRDSGCGLKALKREVFLQLPYFDSWHRFLPALVIREGYGVVHIDVQDRQRRHGTSKYGIFDRALIGILDLFGVWWLRRRRKTIPSARALTGTPDA from the coding sequence ATGACCCAGAGTTTTCGGGAAACCCTCGCAAGCGCTACCGGCGATCTTGAGGTCACCGTGGTCGTCCCGGCCAAGGACGAGGCGGAAAATCTGCCCATTCTGCTCGATGAAATTGGAGCGGCGCTCACGGGGCGCCGGTTCGAGGTGATCGTCGTGGATGACGGCTCCTCCGACGGCACCGACAAGGTGCTGCAGGCGTATGCCGCGGAAAATCCCTGGCTGCGCCCGTTCCGGCACGAAGCGTCCTGCGGGCAGAGCTGTGCGGTGCGGACCGGCGTGCTCAATGCGCGGGGGGATGTGGTCGCGACCATCGATGGCGATGGTGAAAACAACCCGGATTACATTCCGCAGCTTCTTGATGCCTTGAAGGCTGGCGGCCCCGCCGTGGCCCTTGCCGCCGGTCAAAGGCTCGGCCGGAAGGCCAGTCTTGCAAAGCGCCTTGCATCGAAATTCGCCAATCGGCTCCGTGGCGCGATCCTGAAGGACAATACCCGCGACAGCGGTTGCGGCCTGAAGGCGCTTAAGCGCGAGGTTTTCCTGCAATTGCCCTATTTCGACAGCTGGCACCGTTTCCTGCCGGCGCTCGTCATCCGGGAGGGCTACGGGGTCGTGCATATCGACGTGCAGGATCGCCAGCGCCGGCACGGCACATCGAAATACGGCATTTTCGACCGGGCCCTGATCGGGATCCTTGACCTTTTCGGCGTCTGGTGGCTGCGCCGCCGGCGCAAGACCATTCCAAGCGCACGTGCCCTGACCGGCACGCCTGACGCATGA
- a CDS encoding lipid-A-disaccharide synthase N-terminal domain-containing protein gives MTALFDWLNTVFIEQFNFWIVLGFVAQAMFMMRFVIQWIASERVGRSIVPVAFWFFSIAGGSLLLVYAIQRQDPVFIAGQGLGLIIYFRNIWLIFKEKRRDPTI, from the coding sequence ATGACCGCGCTCTTCGACTGGCTCAACACCGTCTTCATCGAGCAGTTCAATTTCTGGATCGTGCTCGGCTTTGTCGCCCAGGCGATGTTCATGATGCGATTCGTGATCCAGTGGATCGCTTCGGAGCGGGTCGGACGCTCTATCGTTCCGGTTGCTTTCTGGTTCTTCTCGATCGCCGGGGGATCTCTGCTGCTGGTCTATGCGATCCAGCGCCAGGATCCGGTGTTCATTGCCGGCCAGGGGCTCGGCCTGATCATCTATTTCCGGAACATCTGGTTGATCTTCAAGGAAAAGCGGCGCGATCCGACGATCTGA